In the Camelus dromedarius isolate mCamDro1 chromosome 13, mCamDro1.pat, whole genome shotgun sequence genome, one interval contains:
- the RNF6 gene encoding E3 ubiquitin-protein ligase RNF6 isoform X2 has product MNRARSRSDDGGEEASSQDLNHENERRWQQERLHREEAYYQFINDLNDEDYRLMRDHNLLGTPGEITSEELQQRLDGVKEQLASQPNLRDSGVPRGSANDASLLEWLNTFRRTGNATRSGQNGNQTWRAVSRTNPHSGEFRFSLEIHINHENRGFEMDGEDYPGVPLSAVSRDHTANRQQRAASPVARRTRSQAAGNLSGSGAGVPRTRLSSGGRNSGEGPLSSLGRLRSGSGGAAGVLRAGAPRADFSSQSGGSELRQREGQRFGAAHIWENGARTNVTVRNTNQRLEPIRLRSTFNSRSRSPIQRQGSTVYRNSQRESRPSQQTTRRSARRGVTRVFLEQDRARRGAGYSPFSNSRLVSRITVEEGAEPSRASAVRRRPTVTLDLQVRRIRPGENRDRDSIANRTRSRVGLAENTVTVESNSGGFRRTISRLERSGMRTYVSTITVPLRRISENELVEPSSVALRSILRQIMTGFGELSSLMEAESESELQRSGRHLPEMHPEMSNLGIGNAIGQHSDGSSRGQQDQEDSPEMRGGNVATPPRAPSSDGRGGRQVRNSNNLVETGTLPILRLAHFFLLNEGDDEDRIRGLTKEQIDNLSTRNYEHSSAESEPGRICSVCISDYVTGNKLRQLPCMHEFHIHCIDRWLSENCTCPICRQPVLGSSIANDG; this is encoded by the exons GAGAAATAACATCAGAAGAATTACAACAGCGGTTAGATGGAGTCAAGGAACAGCTGGCATCACAGCCCAACTTGAGAG ACTCAGGAGTCCCTAGAGGAAGTGCGAACGACGCCTCTCTGCTGGAATGGCTGAACACCTTCCGTCGCACAGGAAACGCAACTCGAAGTGGACAGAACGGGAACCAAACTTGGAGAGCTGTGAGTCGAACAAACCCACACAGTGGAGAGTTCCGCTTCAGTCTGGAAATCCACATAAATCACGAGAATAGAGGATTTGAAATGGATGGCGAAGATTATCCGGGCGTGCCACTCTCAGCTGTTAGCAGGGATCACACCGCAAACAGGCAGCAGAGAGCAGCTAGTCCCGTGGCCAGGAGAACGAggagccaggctgcagggaaccTCAGCGGTAGTGGCGCCGGTGTTCCAAGGACTAGGCTTAGTTCAGGGGGGCGGAATTCAGGAGAAGGACCTTTGTCCTCATTGGGAAGACTGAGGAGTGGATCTGGGGGAGCAGCTGGTGTTCTTAGAGCTGGTGCTCCCCGTGCTGATTTTAGCAGTCAGTCAGGTGGTAGTGAACTCAGGCAAAGGGAGGGGCAGCGGTTTGGAGCAGCACACATTTGGGAAAATGGGGCTAGAACTAATGTAACAGTGAGGAACACAAACCAAAGATTAGAGCCAATAAGACTACGGTCTACGTTCAATAGCCGAAGCCGATCACCAATTCAGAGGCAAGGCAGCACCGTTTATCGTAATTCACAAAGGGAAAGTAGACCTTCGCAGCAGACCACGAGGAGGTCTGCTAGGAGAGGTGTAACTCGTGTCTTTTTAGAGCAAGACAGAGCGCGCAGAGGCGCTGGGTACTCTCCGTTCTCTAACTCGAGACTTGTGTCAAGAATAACAGTAGAGGAAGGGGCGGAGCCCAGCAGGGCCTCTGCCGTGCGCCGCCGCCCCACAGTCACACTGGATCTTCAGGTGAGAAGGATTCGGCCTGGAGAAAACAGAGATCGGGACAGCATTGCAAACAGAACTCGGTCTAGGGTGGGGCTCGCAGAAAACACAGTCACCGTTGAAAGCAATAGTGGGGGCTTTCGCCGAACCATTTCTCGTTTAGAGCGCTCAGGGATGCGGACATACGTGAGCACCATAACCGTTCCTCTTCGTAGGATTTCTGAGAATGAGCTTGTTGAACCATCATCAGTGGCTCTTCGGTCAATTTTAAGGCAGATCATGACTGGATTTGGAGAACTGAGTTCTCTAATGGAGGCCGAATCTGAGTCAGAGCTTCAGAGAAGTGGCCGGCATTTGCCAGAGATGCACCCGGAAATGAGTAACCTGGGGATAGGTAATGCCATCGGCCAGCACAGTGACGGTTCCTCTCGGGGCCAGCAGGACCAGGAAGACAGCCCCGAGATGCGTGGTGGGAACGTGGCCACCCCGCCTCGCGCCCCGAGCAGTGACGGTAGAGGTGGCAGGCAGGTGCGAAATTCAAATAACTTAGTGGAAACTGGAACGCTACCCATTCTCCGCCTCGCTCACTTCTTCTTACTTAACGAGGGCGATGACGAGGATCGCATACGAGGTTTAACCAAAGAGCAGATCGACAATCTTTCCACGCGGAACTATGAGCACAGCAGTGCGGAGAGCGAACCAGGCCGAATCTGCAGCGTTTGTATCAGCGACTACGTCACGGGAAACAAGCTCAGGCAGTTACCCTGCATGCATGAGTTTCACATCCATTGCATTGACCGGTGGCTCTCAGAGAATTGCACTTGTCCCATCTGTCGGCAGCCGGTTTTAGGGTCCAGTATAGCAAACGATGGATGA
- the RNF6 gene encoding E3 ubiquitin-protein ligase RNF6 isoform X1, producing MNRARSRSDDGGEEASSQDLNHENERRWQQERLHREEAYYQFINDLNDEDYRLMRDHNLLGTPGEITSEELQQRLDGVKEQLASQPNLRGGTNTRDSGVPRGSANDASLLEWLNTFRRTGNATRSGQNGNQTWRAVSRTNPHSGEFRFSLEIHINHENRGFEMDGEDYPGVPLSAVSRDHTANRQQRAASPVARRTRSQAAGNLSGSGAGVPRTRLSSGGRNSGEGPLSSLGRLRSGSGGAAGVLRAGAPRADFSSQSGGSELRQREGQRFGAAHIWENGARTNVTVRNTNQRLEPIRLRSTFNSRSRSPIQRQGSTVYRNSQRESRPSQQTTRRSARRGVTRVFLEQDRARRGAGYSPFSNSRLVSRITVEEGAEPSRASAVRRRPTVTLDLQVRRIRPGENRDRDSIANRTRSRVGLAENTVTVESNSGGFRRTISRLERSGMRTYVSTITVPLRRISENELVEPSSVALRSILRQIMTGFGELSSLMEAESESELQRSGRHLPEMHPEMSNLGIGNAIGQHSDGSSRGQQDQEDSPEMRGGNVATPPRAPSSDGRGGRQVRNSNNLVETGTLPILRLAHFFLLNEGDDEDRIRGLTKEQIDNLSTRNYEHSSAESEPGRICSVCISDYVTGNKLRQLPCMHEFHIHCIDRWLSENCTCPICRQPVLGSSIANDG from the exons GAGAAATAACATCAGAAGAATTACAACAGCGGTTAGATGGAGTCAAGGAACAGCTGGCATCACAGCCCAACTTGAGAGGTGGGACAAATACCAGAG ACTCAGGAGTCCCTAGAGGAAGTGCGAACGACGCCTCTCTGCTGGAATGGCTGAACACCTTCCGTCGCACAGGAAACGCAACTCGAAGTGGACAGAACGGGAACCAAACTTGGAGAGCTGTGAGTCGAACAAACCCACACAGTGGAGAGTTCCGCTTCAGTCTGGAAATCCACATAAATCACGAGAATAGAGGATTTGAAATGGATGGCGAAGATTATCCGGGCGTGCCACTCTCAGCTGTTAGCAGGGATCACACCGCAAACAGGCAGCAGAGAGCAGCTAGTCCCGTGGCCAGGAGAACGAggagccaggctgcagggaaccTCAGCGGTAGTGGCGCCGGTGTTCCAAGGACTAGGCTTAGTTCAGGGGGGCGGAATTCAGGAGAAGGACCTTTGTCCTCATTGGGAAGACTGAGGAGTGGATCTGGGGGAGCAGCTGGTGTTCTTAGAGCTGGTGCTCCCCGTGCTGATTTTAGCAGTCAGTCAGGTGGTAGTGAACTCAGGCAAAGGGAGGGGCAGCGGTTTGGAGCAGCACACATTTGGGAAAATGGGGCTAGAACTAATGTAACAGTGAGGAACACAAACCAAAGATTAGAGCCAATAAGACTACGGTCTACGTTCAATAGCCGAAGCCGATCACCAATTCAGAGGCAAGGCAGCACCGTTTATCGTAATTCACAAAGGGAAAGTAGACCTTCGCAGCAGACCACGAGGAGGTCTGCTAGGAGAGGTGTAACTCGTGTCTTTTTAGAGCAAGACAGAGCGCGCAGAGGCGCTGGGTACTCTCCGTTCTCTAACTCGAGACTTGTGTCAAGAATAACAGTAGAGGAAGGGGCGGAGCCCAGCAGGGCCTCTGCCGTGCGCCGCCGCCCCACAGTCACACTGGATCTTCAGGTGAGAAGGATTCGGCCTGGAGAAAACAGAGATCGGGACAGCATTGCAAACAGAACTCGGTCTAGGGTGGGGCTCGCAGAAAACACAGTCACCGTTGAAAGCAATAGTGGGGGCTTTCGCCGAACCATTTCTCGTTTAGAGCGCTCAGGGATGCGGACATACGTGAGCACCATAACCGTTCCTCTTCGTAGGATTTCTGAGAATGAGCTTGTTGAACCATCATCAGTGGCTCTTCGGTCAATTTTAAGGCAGATCATGACTGGATTTGGAGAACTGAGTTCTCTAATGGAGGCCGAATCTGAGTCAGAGCTTCAGAGAAGTGGCCGGCATTTGCCAGAGATGCACCCGGAAATGAGTAACCTGGGGATAGGTAATGCCATCGGCCAGCACAGTGACGGTTCCTCTCGGGGCCAGCAGGACCAGGAAGACAGCCCCGAGATGCGTGGTGGGAACGTGGCCACCCCGCCTCGCGCCCCGAGCAGTGACGGTAGAGGTGGCAGGCAGGTGCGAAATTCAAATAACTTAGTGGAAACTGGAACGCTACCCATTCTCCGCCTCGCTCACTTCTTCTTACTTAACGAGGGCGATGACGAGGATCGCATACGAGGTTTAACCAAAGAGCAGATCGACAATCTTTCCACGCGGAACTATGAGCACAGCAGTGCGGAGAGCGAACCAGGCCGAATCTGCAGCGTTTGTATCAGCGACTACGTCACGGGAAACAAGCTCAGGCAGTTACCCTGCATGCATGAGTTTCACATCCATTGCATTGACCGGTGGCTCTCAGAGAATTGCACTTGTCCCATCTGTCGGCAGCCGGTTTTAGGGTCCAGTATAGCAAACGATGGATGA